One window of the Streptomyces sp. ITFR-21 genome contains the following:
- a CDS encoding cupin domain-containing protein codes for MTDEPGFAHVRQVDFARFAALGPDERLSQKLLDRTSGADEVAVKYIRTPPGGGSPEGLHTHAVQQVFFVLAGTMTIEVDGAVRQAPAGSLVVFPKGVPHRNWNDGDSPTVHLAIDAPAPELGVPFARPVG; via the coding sequence TTGACCGACGAACCCGGATTCGCCCATGTGCGCCAGGTGGACTTCGCACGCTTCGCCGCCCTCGGCCCCGACGAGCGGCTCTCGCAGAAGCTGCTCGACCGCACCAGCGGAGCGGACGAGGTGGCCGTCAAGTACATCCGCACCCCGCCCGGCGGCGGTTCACCGGAGGGCCTGCACACCCATGCCGTCCAGCAGGTCTTCTTCGTGCTGGCCGGCACCATGACGATCGAGGTGGACGGCGCCGTCCGGCAGGCGCCCGCCGGCAGCCTGGTGGTCTTCCCCAAGGGCGTGCCGCACCGCAACTGGAACGACGGCGACTCCCCGACCGTCCATCTGGCGATCGACGCCCCCGCCCCGGAGCTCGGCGTGCCCTTCGCGAGGCCGGTCGGATGA
- a CDS encoding D-2-hydroxyacid dehydrogenase family protein: MTVRIAVLDDYQRVAPAMADWAGELPAGTSVDHFGRHIADEGELVAALAPFEVVVAMRERTPFPRSVLAKLPRLRLLVTTGMVNASIDLASARELGVTVCGTRSRPSGTAELTWALILGLVRDVAGNEARLRAGQWQTAVAQDLYGETLGVVGLGRLGGRVAAIGAAFGMDVVAWSPRLTAEAAAEHGARLVDKAELFATAKVATIHLVLGDRSRGLVGAAELGAMREDAYLVNTSRFGIIDADALRAALTGTPRPAGVALDVFDTEPLPEDHWLRSAPRTLLSPHMGFVTAENYRVFYGDAVADIAAFLADPSRPLRPLA; the protein is encoded by the coding sequence GTGACCGTCCGCATCGCCGTACTCGACGACTACCAGCGGGTCGCGCCGGCCATGGCCGACTGGGCCGGGGAGCTGCCGGCCGGCACGTCGGTCGACCACTTCGGCCGGCACATCGCCGACGAGGGTGAACTGGTCGCCGCGCTGGCCCCGTTCGAGGTGGTCGTGGCCATGCGCGAACGCACCCCGTTCCCGCGGTCGGTGCTGGCGAAGCTGCCCCGGCTGCGACTGCTCGTCACCACGGGCATGGTCAACGCCTCCATCGACCTGGCCTCCGCCCGGGAACTCGGCGTCACCGTCTGCGGAACCCGGTCCCGCCCGTCGGGCACCGCGGAACTCACCTGGGCGCTCATCCTCGGCCTGGTCCGCGACGTGGCCGGCAACGAGGCCCGGCTGCGGGCCGGCCAGTGGCAGACCGCCGTCGCACAGGACCTGTACGGGGAGACGCTCGGCGTGGTGGGCCTGGGCCGGCTCGGCGGCCGGGTGGCCGCGATCGGCGCCGCCTTCGGCATGGACGTCGTCGCCTGGAGTCCCCGCCTGACCGCGGAAGCCGCCGCGGAACACGGTGCCCGGCTGGTCGACAAGGCCGAACTGTTCGCGACCGCGAAGGTCGCCACGATCCACCTGGTGCTCGGCGACCGCTCCCGTGGCCTCGTCGGCGCCGCCGAACTCGGCGCGATGCGCGAGGACGCGTACCTGGTCAACACCTCCCGCTTCGGGATCATCGACGCCGACGCGCTGCGCGCCGCCCTCACCGGCACACCCCGCCCGGCCGGCGTCGCCCTCGACGTCTTCGACACCGAGCCGCTGCCCGAGGACCACTGGCTCCGCTCCGCTCCCCGGACTTTGCTCTCTCCGCACATGGGCTTCGTCACGGCCGAGAACTACCGCGTCTTCTACGGTGACGCGGTGGCGGACATCGCCGCGTTCCTGGCCGACCCCAGCCGCCCGCTGCGCCCGCTGGCCTGA
- a CDS encoding ABC transporter substrate-binding protein, which produces MSKEEGRAPRGAAGGSPSGRHRRSRRVTAALAVASAVALTAAACGSGGSGGGGKAADGTALTSLKVGIPSPAVTVFSATYAIGQYTGCYKRYGYKFSTEVTTNPSQLVAAMHRGAVDVGVPGSDQYLNMLKTVGSDGSLPLSAFYQLYYPFKYGMAVKPDSDITSLKQLEGRTVGVDVLSDSSSTALKALLKAQGVDPGKVKIIATGTGAASGQALDSGKVAGLFYYDVGFGTILQAGIKLRFLTTDDGKPPYLNVSGIMAVANSADMAKDKAKYRAFARCTTEGDIFVETNPAAAAYIMLTMYPTLGKPGESLEKQIEALTLPLLLRQKLIKNPNPGGTYGQINPDEFTEDLKILLDRDPGSVDVDKIYSNADVPQLTDAEIAAVKQQAADFKIPGVSGTVKLPTVPPNAP; this is translated from the coding sequence GTGTCGAAAGAAGAGGGCAGAGCCCCGCGCGGAGCCGCGGGCGGCAGCCCGTCCGGCCGCCACCGCCGCAGCCGCCGCGTGACCGCGGCGCTGGCCGTCGCCTCGGCGGTCGCGCTGACCGCCGCGGCCTGCGGCTCCGGCGGCTCCGGCGGCGGTGGGAAGGCCGCCGACGGCACCGCGCTCACGTCGCTCAAGGTCGGCATCCCGTCGCCCGCGGTGACGGTGTTCAGCGCCACCTACGCGATCGGCCAGTACACCGGCTGCTACAAGCGCTACGGCTACAAGTTCTCCACCGAGGTCACCACCAACCCCTCCCAGCTGGTGGCGGCGATGCACCGCGGGGCGGTCGACGTCGGCGTACCCGGCAGCGACCAGTACCTCAACATGCTCAAGACCGTCGGCTCCGACGGCAGCCTGCCGCTGTCGGCCTTCTACCAGCTGTACTACCCGTTCAAGTACGGGATGGCGGTCAAGCCGGACAGCGACATCACCTCGCTGAAGCAGCTGGAGGGCAGGACCGTCGGCGTGGACGTGCTCTCCGACAGCAGCTCGACGGCGCTCAAGGCACTGCTGAAGGCCCAGGGCGTGGACCCGGGCAAGGTGAAGATCATCGCCACCGGCACCGGCGCCGCCTCCGGGCAGGCGCTGGACTCCGGCAAAGTGGCCGGCCTCTTCTACTACGACGTGGGCTTCGGCACGATCCTGCAGGCCGGCATCAAGCTGAGGTTCCTGACCACCGACGACGGCAAGCCGCCGTACCTGAACGTCTCCGGGATCATGGCGGTGGCCAACTCCGCCGACATGGCCAAGGACAAGGCCAAGTACCGGGCGTTCGCCCGCTGTACGACCGAGGGCGACATCTTCGTCGAGACCAACCCGGCCGCGGCGGCCTACATCATGCTCACGATGTACCCGACGCTGGGCAAGCCCGGTGAGTCGCTGGAGAAGCAGATCGAGGCGCTGACGCTGCCGCTGCTGCTGCGCCAGAAGCTGATCAAGAACCCCAACCCCGGCGGCACCTACGGGCAGATTAACCCCGACGAGTTCACCGAGGACCTGAAGATCCTGCTGGACCGGGACCCCGGGTCGGTGGACGTGGACAAGATCTACTCCAACGCGGACGTGCCGCAGCTCACCGACGCCGAGATCGCGGCGGTGAAGCAGCAGGCGGCCGACTTCAAGATCCCCGGTGTCAGCGGCACCGTCAAGCTGCCCACCGTCCCGCCGAACGCGCCGTGA
- a CDS encoding NAD(P)-dependent oxidoreductase encodes MTHSTSSREAVGQAVGRAAGRGAAGERPVRIALLSRIVGGSATAMRRLRELGVEIALDLPGYDALGGDRDRWEAVLRDIDGLVVGLQPVDRRLFETAPKLRYVLRIGTGLDNVDTAAAGEFGVRVDSLAGRNAAAVAEYAFGLLLAAARRIPEADASVRAGEWTRFSGSHLGGRTLGLIGYGDIGSLMVPKAHGFGMRVLVHRRSAAAVDEPGVRTVPLDELLAASDFVSLHVPLTDATRHLLGAREFGLMRPGVVLVNTARGDVVDERALDDALASGRVAAAALDVFPREPPPPTPLLARRNVVLSPHNGGYSDLVMEQTAAAAVAALADGLFGAAPPPGVRTP; translated from the coding sequence ATGACCCATTCCACTAGCTCCCGGGAAGCCGTCGGACAAGCCGTCGGACGGGCGGCCGGACGCGGCGCGGCCGGCGAACGGCCGGTGCGGATCGCCCTGCTGTCGCGGATCGTCGGCGGCAGCGCGACGGCGATGCGGCGGTTGCGCGAACTCGGCGTCGAGATCGCGCTCGACCTGCCCGGCTACGACGCGCTGGGCGGCGACCGCGACCGCTGGGAGGCGGTGTTGCGCGATATCGACGGTCTGGTGGTCGGGCTCCAGCCGGTGGACCGCCGGCTGTTCGAGACGGCGCCGAAGCTCCGGTACGTGCTGCGCATCGGCACCGGGCTCGACAACGTCGACACCGCGGCGGCCGGGGAGTTCGGCGTGCGGGTCGACTCCCTGGCCGGCCGCAACGCCGCCGCCGTGGCCGAGTACGCCTTCGGGCTGCTGTTGGCCGCCGCCCGGCGGATCCCGGAGGCGGACGCGTCGGTGCGGGCGGGGGAGTGGACCCGGTTCTCCGGCTCCCACCTGGGCGGACGCACCCTCGGCCTGATCGGGTACGGCGACATCGGCTCGCTGATGGTGCCCAAGGCGCACGGGTTCGGCATGCGGGTCCTGGTGCACCGCCGCAGCGCCGCCGCGGTGGACGAACCGGGCGTGCGGACCGTACCGCTGGACGAGCTCCTGGCCGCGTCCGACTTCGTCAGCCTGCATGTGCCGCTCACCGACGCGACCCGGCACCTGCTCGGGGCACGGGAGTTCGGGCTGATGAGGCCCGGCGTGGTACTGGTCAACACCGCGCGGGGGGACGTGGTCGACGAGCGGGCGCTTGACGACGCGCTGGCCTCCGGCCGGGTCGCCGCCGCCGCTTTGGACGTCTTCCCGCGCGAACCGCCGCCACCGACTCCGCTGCTGGCCCGGCGCAACGTCGTGCTCTCCCCGCACAACGGCGGCTACAGCGACCTGGTGATGGAGCAGACCGCCGCCGCGGCGGTGGCCGCGCTCGCCGACGGGCTGTTCGGGGCGGCGCCCCCGCCGGGCGTCCGGACTCCCTGA
- a CDS encoding carboxymuconolactone decarboxylase family protein, whose protein sequence is MATSARTPDGGGPVTGTGVRGRLEPLREAELTCAQREMWEELAAGPRGATAVRPEGFLTGPFDVLLRSPEVGRAVAGLGALLRYESALSRSHRELVILTVAARWHAAFAWLRHDVYGRDAGLPGAAVQGIAAGTAEPDFDDDGDRTVYAFVRQLVHTGAADRERYDAVLALLGERPLVELVTLTGYYCLSSMVLNAFEVPLPAGASVPWTAAPTAP, encoded by the coding sequence ATGGCGACGTCAGCGCGGACACCGGACGGCGGCGGCCCGGTGACCGGAACCGGCGTGCGGGGGCGGCTCGAACCGCTGCGGGAGGCAGAACTCACCTGCGCGCAGCGGGAGATGTGGGAGGAACTGGCCGCGGGGCCGCGGGGTGCCACCGCCGTACGCCCGGAAGGCTTCCTCACCGGGCCGTTCGACGTGCTGCTGCGCAGCCCCGAGGTCGGCCGGGCGGTGGCCGGGCTCGGTGCGCTGCTCCGGTACGAATCCGCACTGAGCCGCAGCCACCGGGAACTGGTGATCCTCACGGTGGCCGCCCGCTGGCACGCGGCGTTCGCCTGGCTGCGGCACGACGTCTACGGGCGGGACGCCGGGCTGCCCGGGGCCGCGGTCCAGGGCATCGCGGCCGGGACCGCCGAGCCGGACTTCGACGACGACGGCGACCGCACCGTGTACGCCTTCGTCCGGCAGCTGGTGCACACCGGAGCGGCCGACCGGGAGCGGTACGACGCGGTCCTCGCGCTGCTCGGCGAGCGCCCGCTGGTCGAACTGGTGACGCTCACCGGCTACTACTGCCTCAGCTCGATGGTGCTCAACGCCTTCGAAGTCCCGCTCCCCGCCGGGGCGTCCGTGCCCTGGACCGCCGCGCCCACGGCACCGTGA
- a CDS encoding ABC transporter permease, whose protein sequence is MSATTADKAQPAAGSVTGPPAPVRSALRRRRLRKARGLGVSALYLIAALVAGLVIWQLVIEIYHPEQYIIPAPKDVWHAFTSLVWADPSAPGGLWEALGATMEATALGFAIGGGAGIVLGIAAGEFRIVQRLLYPYLVAVQSLPKVALVPLLATWFGFGLTAKTSLVVLFVFFPVLVNTLQGVVTADQDRIDLVRSLSGSRWQQLTRVRLFSALPGIFTGLELGVTYAFLGAVLAEMSGSQKGVGVLISQYQNNSDTQATFATLIILAVVGFLLNAIVRFAHYRVVFWESVSGKDFRATNAGG, encoded by the coding sequence ATGAGCGCGACCACGGCCGACAAGGCCCAGCCCGCCGCCGGGTCGGTCACCGGGCCGCCGGCCCCGGTCCGCTCGGCGTTGCGCCGCCGCCGGCTGCGCAAGGCGCGCGGCCTCGGCGTGTCGGCGCTGTACCTGATCGCGGCCCTCGTGGCGGGGCTGGTGATCTGGCAGCTCGTCATCGAAATCTACCACCCGGAGCAGTACATCATCCCGGCGCCCAAGGACGTCTGGCACGCCTTCACCTCGCTGGTGTGGGCCGACCCGTCCGCGCCCGGCGGTCTGTGGGAGGCACTGGGCGCCACCATGGAGGCCACCGCCCTCGGCTTTGCCATCGGCGGAGGCGCCGGGATCGTCCTGGGCATCGCGGCGGGCGAGTTCCGCATCGTGCAGCGGCTGCTGTACCCGTACCTGGTCGCCGTACAGAGCCTGCCCAAGGTCGCGCTGGTGCCGCTGCTGGCCACCTGGTTCGGCTTCGGGCTGACCGCCAAGACCAGCCTGGTCGTGCTGTTCGTGTTCTTCCCGGTGCTGGTCAACACCCTCCAGGGCGTGGTGACCGCCGACCAGGACCGGATCGACCTGGTGCGCTCGCTGTCCGGCAGCCGCTGGCAGCAGCTCACCCGGGTCCGGCTGTTCAGCGCGCTGCCGGGCATCTTCACCGGCCTCGAACTCGGCGTCACCTACGCCTTCCTGGGCGCGGTGCTGGCCGAGATGAGCGGCTCGCAGAAGGGCGTCGGCGTACTGATCTCGCAGTACCAGAACAACTCCGACACCCAGGCGACCTTTGCCACCCTGATCATCCTGGCCGTCGTCGGCTTCCTGCTCAACGCGATCGTGCGCTTCGCGCACTACCGGGTCGTGTTCTGGGAGTCGGTCTCCGGCAAGGACTTCCGCGCCACCAACGCGGGCGGCTGA
- a CDS encoding alpha/beta fold hydrolase, with translation MSIWTRLSNGPFAVEFVDAGGVRTRSLRVGDGGAREVVVLLHGTSSHLEVWAGNVRAYADAGLAAHAIDMLGHGFTDTADHDCEVPHYVRHLLDYLDARGLDRVHLVGESLGGWVTAWFAAAYPERVRSLQLVASGGTRAVPAVMRRIRETTTLAVTSPERRYTRDRLANLLHDPASVDEELVDVRYAIYHQPAFQKNLPHLLCMQDPDVRARNLLTPERMARISAPTLVFWGRHNPMGDVSEAVGIHAAIPDAGLQVFDDCGHFPQIEYPDRFNELSVEFIRQTAAKEKRT, from the coding sequence ATGAGCATCTGGACCCGGCTGTCCAACGGCCCGTTCGCCGTGGAGTTCGTCGACGCCGGCGGGGTACGCACCCGTTCGCTGCGGGTTGGGGACGGCGGTGCCCGCGAGGTTGTCGTGCTGCTGCACGGCACCAGCAGCCACCTGGAGGTGTGGGCCGGCAACGTCCGCGCCTACGCCGACGCCGGTCTCGCCGCCCACGCCATCGACATGCTCGGCCACGGCTTCACCGACACCGCCGACCACGACTGCGAAGTCCCGCACTACGTACGGCACCTGCTGGACTACCTCGACGCGCGCGGCCTGGACCGGGTGCACCTGGTCGGGGAGTCGCTGGGCGGCTGGGTCACCGCCTGGTTCGCCGCCGCGTATCCCGAGCGGGTGCGCAGCCTGCAGCTGGTCGCCTCCGGCGGCACCCGGGCGGTCCCGGCCGTGATGCGCCGCATCCGCGAGACCACCACGCTCGCCGTCACCAGCCCGGAGCGCCGCTACACCCGCGACCGGCTGGCGAACCTGCTCCACGACCCGGCAAGCGTGGACGAGGAACTGGTCGACGTGCGGTACGCGATCTACCACCAGCCGGCGTTCCAGAAGAACCTGCCGCACCTGCTGTGCATGCAGGATCCCGATGTCCGGGCGCGTAACCTGCTGACACCGGAGCGGATGGCCCGGATCAGCGCACCCACCCTGGTCTTCTGGGGCCGGCACAACCCGATGGGCGACGTGTCGGAGGCCGTGGGCATCCACGCCGCCATTCCGGACGCCGGCCTGCAGGTCTTCGACGACTGCGGGCACTTCCCACAGATCGAGTATCCGGACCGATTCAACGAGCTGTCGGTGGAGTTCATCCGCCAGACCGCCGCGAAGGAGAAGCGCACGTGA
- a CDS encoding SDR family NAD(P)-dependent oxidoreductase translates to MRLEGKVAIIFGAGQLAGRTVGNGKAVALMFAREGAKVFCVDINKAGAQETVAAIREEGGVAEAFEADVTDEDTVVAAVRTCYELWGAIDILHNNVGVSIAAGDATITDITVDAFDRVMAINLRGMVLTIKHVLPIMRKQGSGSIINISSAAAFNNYPYVGYKTSKAAVVALSNHVAIRNAEYGVRCNVILPGLLNTPTAVENRVKKFGLSFEEVVAQRDKEVPLRRKMGTAWDIGYAAVFLASDEASFITGVSLPVDGGQSQQIGRAPSPAEAAEEKRAAEAAAATVA, encoded by the coding sequence ATGAGGCTCGAAGGCAAGGTCGCGATCATCTTCGGCGCGGGGCAGCTGGCGGGGCGGACCGTCGGCAACGGCAAGGCCGTCGCCCTGATGTTCGCCCGGGAGGGCGCCAAGGTCTTCTGCGTCGACATCAACAAGGCCGGCGCGCAGGAGACGGTGGCCGCCATCCGCGAGGAAGGCGGCGTCGCCGAGGCGTTCGAGGCCGACGTCACGGACGAGGACACCGTCGTGGCCGCGGTACGCACCTGCTACGAACTGTGGGGCGCCATCGACATCCTGCACAACAACGTCGGCGTCAGCATCGCCGCCGGTGACGCGACGATCACCGACATCACCGTCGACGCCTTCGACCGGGTGATGGCGATCAACCTGCGCGGCATGGTGCTGACCATCAAGCACGTGCTGCCGATCATGCGCAAGCAGGGGTCGGGCTCGATCATCAACATCTCCTCCGCAGCCGCGTTCAACAACTACCCCTACGTCGGCTACAAGACCTCCAAGGCCGCCGTGGTGGCGCTCAGCAACCATGTCGCGATCCGCAACGCCGAGTACGGCGTGCGGTGCAACGTCATCCTGCCCGGACTGCTCAACACCCCCACGGCGGTGGAGAACCGGGTGAAGAAGTTCGGCCTCAGCTTCGAGGAGGTCGTCGCCCAGCGGGACAAGGAGGTGCCGCTGCGCCGCAAGATGGGCACCGCGTGGGACATCGGCTACGCCGCGGTGTTCCTCGCCTCGGACGAGGCGTCGTTCATCACCGGCGTCTCGCTGCCGGTCGACGGCGGCCAGAGCCAGCAGATCGGCCGCGCGCCCTCCCCCGCGGAGGCCGCCGAGGAAAAGCGCGCCGCCGAGGCCGCCGCGGCGACGGTGGCCTGA
- a CDS encoding discoidin domain-containing protein codes for MSIRGKRLHWLRRKPDKRFTVGLVAVAAVAVALAGTPAATASTAAPKAASAKAAAAPKAQPAAVQPNAVPAAPAGFTTTWSDDFNGAANTGLNTDTWRYDAGAGWTFGTGEIETMTDSTANVYQDGNGHLVLKALHTGTDPAANWTSGRVETQADGFGAQPGGVVRMQASIQQPNVTTANGAGYWPAFWMLGSPLRVGVPWPGSGEVDILEDINGRSSVFGTLHCGVGSGGPCNETSGVGSGERACAGCQTGYHTYAVELDRSTSPEQIRWYLDGANYFTLSSNQVDAAAWANAVDHSFYIIFDLAIGGGFPAAFGGGPNAATVSGGSLNVDYVAVYNKAAPGTTGTNIAKGKPTTASSSESATFPASNATDGDVTTRWSSGFSDPQWLQVDLGQNYTINHATVIWEAAAASAYQLQTSTNGTTWTTVYTNNNSPADIQDTALNATARYVRVYATARASQYGDSLYELALYGSPTSGGGDPGNPGGPTTLLSQGKTATASSSENASFTAPNAVDGNTGTRWSSAFSDPQWLQVDLGATHAVSQVVLNWEAAYGTAYQIQTSADGTTWTTVYSTTNATGGVQTLPVTGSGRYVRFYGTARSTQYGYSLWEFQVYGT; via the coding sequence ATGTCGATCAGAGGCAAGCGGCTGCACTGGTTGCGCCGCAAGCCGGACAAGCGGTTCACCGTCGGGCTGGTGGCGGTCGCCGCCGTCGCGGTCGCCTTGGCCGGTACGCCTGCCGCCACCGCGTCCACGGCGGCTCCCAAGGCGGCGAGCGCCAAGGCCGCCGCCGCGCCGAAGGCCCAACCCGCCGCCGTACAGCCGAACGCCGTGCCCGCGGCGCCGGCCGGCTTCACCACGACCTGGAGCGACGACTTCAACGGCGCCGCCAACACCGGCCTGAACACCGACACCTGGCGCTACGACGCCGGTGCGGGCTGGACGTTCGGCACCGGTGAGATCGAGACGATGACCGACAGCACCGCCAACGTCTACCAGGACGGCAACGGCCACCTGGTGCTGAAGGCGCTGCACACCGGCACCGACCCGGCCGCCAACTGGACCTCGGGCCGCGTCGAGACACAGGCCGACGGCTTCGGCGCGCAGCCCGGTGGCGTGGTACGGATGCAGGCGTCCATCCAGCAGCCGAACGTCACCACGGCCAACGGCGCCGGTTACTGGCCGGCGTTCTGGATGCTCGGCTCCCCGCTGCGGGTCGGCGTGCCGTGGCCGGGCTCCGGCGAGGTGGACATCCTTGAGGACATCAACGGCCGCAGCTCGGTGTTCGGCACGCTGCACTGCGGTGTCGGCAGCGGCGGTCCCTGCAACGAGACCAGCGGTGTCGGCAGCGGCGAGCGCGCGTGCGCCGGCTGCCAGACCGGCTACCACACCTACGCGGTGGAGCTCGACCGTTCGACCTCTCCCGAGCAGATCCGCTGGTACCTCGACGGCGCCAACTACTTCACCCTGAGCTCGAACCAGGTGGACGCCGCCGCGTGGGCCAACGCGGTCGACCACAGCTTCTACATCATCTTCGACCTGGCGATCGGCGGCGGCTTCCCGGCCGCGTTCGGCGGCGGCCCCAACGCCGCGACCGTTTCCGGTGGTTCGCTGAACGTCGACTACGTGGCCGTCTACAACAAGGCCGCGCCCGGCACCACCGGCACCAACATCGCCAAGGGCAAGCCGACCACCGCGTCCTCCTCGGAGAGCGCCACCTTCCCGGCGTCCAACGCGACCGACGGCGACGTCACCACCCGCTGGTCGAGCGGCTTCTCCGACCCGCAGTGGCTCCAGGTCGACCTGGGCCAGAACTACACCATCAACCACGCCACGGTGATCTGGGAGGCGGCGGCCGCATCCGCCTACCAGCTACAGACGTCCACCAACGGCACGACGTGGACCACCGTCTACACCAACAACAACAGTCCAGCGGACATCCAGGACACGGCACTGAACGCCACCGCCCGCTACGTCCGCGTGTACGCCACCGCCAGAGCCTCCCAGTACGGTGACTCGCTCTACGAACTCGCCCTCTACGGAAGCCCGACGTCCGGCGGCGGCGACCCGGGCAACCCGGGCGGTCCCACCACCCTGCTCTCGCAGGGCAAGACGGCCACCGCGTCCTCCTCGGAGAACGCCAGCTTCACCGCGCCCAACGCGGTGGACGGCAACACCGGCACCCGCTGGTCGAGCGCCTTCTCCGACCCGCAGTGGCTCCAGGTCGACCTGGGCGCCACCCACGCCGTCAGCCAGGTGGTGCTGAACTGGGAGGCCGCGTACGGCACGGCCTACCAGATCCAGACCTCGGCCGACGGCACCACCTGGACGACGGTCTACTCCACCACCAACGCCACCGGCGGCGTGCAGACGCTGCCGGTGACCGGATCGGGCCGGTACGTACGTTTCTACGGCACCGCCCGCTCCACCCAGTACGGCTACTCGCTCTGGGAGTTCCAGGTCTACGGCACGTGA
- a CDS encoding thiamine pyrophosphate-binding protein — MPASPLVPSPVHVTEAIVRALEDAGVDTVFGMSGGNTGRIHSALAAHTDTIRSVLVRNEAYATSAAEAYARHTGKVAVAMAQGSWLMGQGVVGTLEALFSGTPIVLLGDLSDGAPFSQHAPYQSATGEYGSWDARLAFKGITKLVLEAHDPVAAVQSVQLAVKHALAGQPGPVAVLFHSAALVGEVGPDSVPRLYSSRGYLTHQGPARPDMAATAEALRTASAPVLLAGGGVRTARVEGPLLRLARATGAPVVTTSAGKGVFPEEHPQAAGVFGNYGVPLANDTLGAADTVLVLGSKLGPSDTALEAPGLIDPARQRIIHVDIEELNAGWTMPTSEVIVADLGAALDALLAELGTAPVPQAAVRARSSVLAARRTAAGDDAPYAAAETAPLHPQRAVAGLREALPDDVVICADAGENRLLMCRYFESRAGGGYLQPAGAGGMGYAIPAAIGVKTADPDRTVVAVCGDGGFSMSLGALLTTVEERLPVVVVVLNNGILGWVKHSQRSRGEQEYKSTLYGFDYTAIGRAAGLASFHVAEPAELAPAMAEALKADGPALVVVDVSTEQTFTDLRTPLMG; from the coding sequence ATGCCAGCGTCACCCCTCGTCCCGTCACCGGTGCACGTCACCGAGGCCATCGTCCGCGCGCTGGAGGACGCCGGAGTGGACACCGTCTTCGGCATGTCGGGCGGCAACACCGGCCGTATCCACAGTGCGCTGGCCGCGCACACCGACACCATCCGCTCGGTGCTGGTCCGCAACGAGGCGTACGCCACTTCGGCCGCCGAGGCGTACGCCCGGCACACCGGGAAGGTGGCGGTGGCGATGGCGCAGGGCAGCTGGCTGATGGGGCAGGGCGTGGTCGGCACGCTCGAAGCGCTCTTCAGCGGCACCCCGATCGTGCTCCTCGGCGACCTCAGCGACGGAGCACCCTTCTCCCAGCACGCCCCCTACCAGTCCGCCACCGGGGAGTACGGCAGCTGGGACGCGCGGCTGGCCTTCAAGGGCATCACCAAGCTGGTGCTGGAGGCGCACGATCCCGTAGCGGCCGTGCAGAGCGTCCAACTGGCGGTCAAGCACGCGCTGGCCGGACAACCGGGCCCGGTCGCCGTGCTGTTCCACTCGGCGGCGCTGGTCGGCGAGGTCGGCCCCGACTCCGTGCCCCGGCTCTACTCCAGCCGCGGCTACCTCACCCACCAGGGGCCCGCCCGCCCCGACATGGCCGCCACCGCCGAGGCGCTGCGTACCGCGTCCGCACCGGTCCTGCTGGCCGGCGGCGGGGTGCGGACCGCCCGGGTCGAGGGCCCGCTGCTGCGGCTGGCCCGCGCCACCGGCGCCCCGGTGGTCACGACCTCGGCGGGCAAGGGCGTCTTCCCCGAGGAGCACCCGCAGGCCGCCGGGGTGTTCGGCAACTACGGCGTCCCGCTGGCCAACGACACACTCGGCGCCGCTGACACCGTGCTCGTCCTCGGCAGCAAGCTCGGCCCGAGCGACACCGCGCTGGAGGCGCCCGGACTGATCGACCCGGCCAGGCAGCGCATCATCCACGTCGACATCGAGGAACTCAACGCGGGGTGGACGATGCCGACCTCCGAGGTGATCGTGGCCGACCTCGGAGCGGCGCTGGACGCTTTGCTCGCCGAGCTCGGCACCGCGCCGGTGCCGCAGGCCGCCGTCCGGGCCCGGTCGTCGGTCCTGGCCGCCCGCCGCACCGCGGCCGGCGACGACGCCCCGTACGCCGCTGCCGAGACGGCGCCGCTGCATCCGCAGCGGGCCGTCGCGGGGCTGCGGGAGGCGCTCCCCGACGACGTGGTCATCTGCGCCGACGCCGGTGAGAACCGGCTGCTGATGTGCCGCTACTTCGAGTCCCGCGCGGGCGGCGGATACCTCCAGCCGGCCGGTGCCGGCGGCATGGGGTACGCCATTCCCGCCGCGATCGGCGTCAAGACCGCCGACCCCGACCGCACGGTCGTCGCGGTCTGCGGCGACGGCGGGTTCAGCATGTCGCTGGGCGCGCTGCTCACCACGGTCGAGGAGCGGCTGCCCGTCGTGGTGGTCGTGCTCAACAACGGCATCCTCGGCTGGGTCAAGCACAGCCAGCGGTCCCGGGGCGAGCAGGAGTACAAGTCGACCCTGTACGGATTCGACTACACCGCCATCGGCCGGGCGGCCGGACTCGCCTCCTTCCACGTCGCCGAACCGGCCGAACTGGCGCCGGCGATGGCGGAGGCGCTCAAGGCGGACGGGCCCGCGCTGGTGGTGGTCGACGTCTCCACCGAGCAGACCTTCACGGATCTGCGGACGCCGCTCATGGGGTGA